The genomic region AGAAATTGTACGCCTTGCAGCCCTGACACCGGCCTCATCACCGTCAAAAAGCACAATCACCTCATCAGCACTGCGCTTAAGCAGCCCTGCGTGCTCCTCTGAAAATGCTGTACCCAGCGGCGCCACCACATTTTTTATTCCATACTGATGGCACATTATTACGTCCAGATAGCCCTCTACTACGATAACAGACCTGACTTTGGAAATTGCATCGTGTGCATGGTTAAGGCCGTAGAGTGTTCTCTTCTTTTTAAAAAGAGGTGTTTCCGATGAGTTTAAATATTTAGGAGGGTTATCATCCATCGCCCTGCCGCCAAAGGCTATTGTCTCACCTTTGAGTGTATCTATTGGAAACATGATTCTGCCTCTGAAGACATCAAATGGAATGTTTTCTCTTATGCTTACCAGTGAGGTCTCCAATATCTTGCCGTCAAGGTGTCCTTTACTCTTCAGATGCATGTATAGCATGTTCTTGCTGAGTGGAGCAAAACCAAGCGAAAACTTCTCTATACTCTCGTCGCTTATTCCTCTTGACCTTAAATAAGTGCCTGCTTTTTCTGATTTCTTAAATATGGAACAAAAAAACTCCCTTGCCTCTGCATGAAGGTTCAGATACTCCTGTCTTCCCTCTGTACCCATTCCCTGTGGATAAAAATTACTGTCAATCTTTACACCTGCCTGTTCACCTAACTGTTTAACAGCATCAAAGTAAGCAAGCCCTTCTTCTTTCATCACAAACGTAAAAATATCGCCGCCGGCTCCGCAACCAAAACAATGAAACACCTGTCTGACCGGACTAACAGTAAAAGAGGGCGTCTTTTCACTGTGAAAAGGACATAAACCCTTAAAATTAGCCCCTGATCTCTTAAGATTCACATACTTGGAAACCACATCAACTATGTCTAAATGAGACTTTATATCTTCTCTGACTCTTTGTAAGTCCATCCTTAACAGTTATCCCTTTTTAGTAGCATTTTCCTTACAAACTGACTTATACCAGGTTGCATTCATCGTCTAACCTCGTTGACTTCGTCAAAAGAAAAGTACGCCTGC from Nitrospirae bacterium YQR-1 harbors:
- the dnaG gene encoding DNA primase; the protein is MDLQRVREDIKSHLDIVDVVSKYVNLKRSGANFKGLCPFHSEKTPSFTVSPVRQVFHCFGCGAGGDIFTFVMKEEGLAYFDAVKQLGEQAGVKIDSNFYPQGMGTEGRQEYLNLHAEAREFFCSIFKKSEKAGTYLRSRGISDESIEKFSLGFAPLSKNMLYMHLKSKGHLDGKILETSLVSIRENIPFDVFRGRIMFPIDTLKGETIAFGGRAMDDNPPKYLNSSETPLFKKKRTLYGLNHAHDAISKVRSVIVVEGYLDVIMCHQYGIKNVVAPLGTAFSEEHAGLLKRSADEVIVLFDGDEAGVRAARRTISLISKKGLIAKGVVIPDKNDPDSLLRKSGQQALSALISQAMGFVDFMLFTGGTGIENLREIYRTVESVEDTVLKGKLITELSVKGAISEITLREAVKNSTGTEKETSPQRQKCLIDEEILFNAYMGFEDVRETIRAELELSMLESRILKKVFAAIFEGQLSPTIDSLLTVCTEDEISYITSLMVQPYLDSENVVQNVSDCLKNMKKKIYLRTISEINSKIKMAENLKNTETIAVLQAELLRLNRLIKTGKEK